One genomic region from Nitrospirae bacterium YQR-1 encodes:
- the ppdK gene encoding pyruvate, phosphate dikinase — MSKKWVYFFGDGKADGDGTMKDLLGGKGAGLSEMTKLGIPVPPGFTITTEACNEYFVNGAKYPDGMWDQAMEDLKKVEAIMNLKFGDPDRPLLVSVRSGAKFSMPGMMDTVLNLGLTDATIKGIIARSGNEKFAYDAYRRFITMFASIVMGVDRMKFEHVLDEVKDKSKVKYDADLNVEQLKDLVVKFKALYKKETKQDFPQDSMDQLKAAIDAVFNSWNGERAKTYRKLNGIPDDLGTAVNICTMVFGNMGDTSGTGVAFTRNPSTGENKFYGECLINAQGEDVVAGIRTPMPVEDLKKDMPEAYNHLMDIYKKLELHYNDMLDLEFTIEEKKLFMLQVRVGKRTAAAALKIAMDLVDEKKISKETAVLRVEPPQLDQFLHPMIDPKAKLNKVAKGLPASPGAAVGKIVFTAKDAEDWAEKKEKVILVRLETSPEDIGGMHAAQGILTARGGMTSHAAVVARGMGKPCVAGCGDLVIDSKKKTLNVKGNSLKEGDMLTINGSTGDIIIGETKLIEPAITGDFAKFMTWVDECRTMGVRANADTPHDAEVALKFGAEGIGLCRTEHMFFEEDRIKAVREMILADDEEGRRKALKKILPMQKKDFKGIFKVMKGKPVTIRLLDPPLHEFLPHTKKEIDGLAKEMGVSAAKLNERNEALHEFNPMLGHRGCRLGVTYPEMYEIQVQAIMEAACDLKKEGQEVIPEIMIPLVAVPEEFKKLKEMTIKTCESVMEKAKVNVEYLIGTMIELPRAAIVADKIAEDADFFSFGTNDLTQTTFGLSRDDAGRFLPFYVEKKVLPDDPFVTIDIGGVGQLVKMGIEKGRSTKPKLKVGICGEHGGEARSVEFCFNVGMDYVSCSPFRLPLARLAAAQAALKKKTGKTASTTA; from the coding sequence ATGTCAAAGAAGTGGGTTTATTTTTTTGGAGATGGTAAGGCTGACGGAGACGGTACAATGAAGGACCTTCTCGGCGGTAAGGGAGCCGGTCTTTCCGAGATGACCAAGCTCGGGATTCCTGTGCCCCCAGGTTTTACAATTACCACGGAGGCTTGTAATGAGTATTTCGTAAACGGCGCAAAGTATCCGGATGGCATGTGGGATCAGGCGATGGAAGACCTTAAAAAGGTTGAGGCAATCATGAACCTGAAGTTCGGTGATCCTGACAGGCCCCTTCTGGTATCAGTGCGCTCGGGCGCTAAGTTTTCTATGCCGGGTATGATGGACACAGTTTTAAACCTCGGTCTTACCGATGCTACTATCAAAGGTATTATCGCAAGATCAGGTAATGAAAAATTCGCTTACGACGCTTACAGACGTTTTATCACCATGTTTGCTTCAATAGTTATGGGCGTTGACAGAATGAAGTTTGAGCACGTTCTGGATGAGGTAAAAGACAAGTCAAAAGTAAAGTACGATGCAGACCTAAACGTAGAGCAGTTAAAAGACTTGGTAGTTAAGTTTAAGGCCCTTTACAAAAAGGAAACCAAACAGGACTTTCCACAGGATTCCATGGACCAGTTGAAGGCTGCCATTGACGCAGTGTTTAACTCATGGAACGGAGAGCGTGCTAAGACCTACAGAAAACTCAATGGAATTCCCGATGACCTCGGTACTGCTGTAAACATATGCACTATGGTGTTTGGCAACATGGGTGACACATCTGGAACAGGTGTTGCGTTTACCAGAAACCCTTCCACCGGTGAGAACAAGTTCTACGGCGAATGTTTGATTAACGCCCAGGGCGAGGACGTTGTGGCTGGTATTCGTACCCCTATGCCTGTTGAGGATCTTAAGAAAGACATGCCGGAAGCGTACAACCACCTCATGGATATCTATAAAAAACTGGAGCTTCACTACAATGACATGCTCGATCTGGAGTTTACGATTGAAGAGAAAAAGCTCTTCATGCTTCAGGTTAGAGTAGGTAAGAGAACGGCGGCGGCGGCTTTAAAAATAGCCATGGACTTAGTGGATGAGAAAAAGATAAGCAAAGAGACGGCGGTTTTAAGAGTAGAGCCTCCGCAGCTTGACCAGTTCTTACACCCGATGATAGACCCTAAGGCAAAACTTAACAAGGTAGCCAAGGGACTACCGGCCTCACCTGGAGCAGCCGTAGGAAAGATAGTGTTTACAGCAAAGGACGCAGAGGATTGGGCGGAGAAGAAAGAGAAAGTTATACTTGTCAGACTTGAGACCTCCCCCGAGGATATTGGTGGAATGCACGCAGCCCAGGGAATTCTGACAGCCCGCGGCGGTATGACCTCGCACGCTGCTGTTGTTGCAAGAGGTATGGGGAAACCCTGTGTAGCCGGTTGCGGCGACCTCGTAATAGACTCTAAGAAAAAGACCCTCAACGTAAAAGGCAACAGCTTAAAAGAGGGTGACATGTTGACTATAAACGGTTCAACCGGTGATATCATTATCGGTGAAACCAAACTCATCGAGCCTGCAATAACCGGCGACTTCGCAAAGTTTATGACCTGGGTGGATGAGTGCAGAACGATGGGTGTAAGAGCCAATGCCGACACTCCTCATGATGCGGAAGTTGCACTTAAGTTTGGAGCGGAAGGAATCGGCCTTTGCAGAACAGAACATATGTTCTTTGAAGAAGACAGAATCAAGGCAGTGCGAGAGATGATTCTTGCCGATGACGAGGAAGGCAGACGTAAAGCACTGAAGAAAATTCTCCCAATGCAGAAGAAAGACTTCAAGGGAATCTTTAAAGTCATGAAGGGCAAACCGGTTACAATAAGACTTTTGGATCCACCCCTCCATGAGTTTCTCCCACACACAAAGAAAGAGATTGACGGACTTGCTAAGGAGATGGGAGTATCAGCAGCAAAACTTAATGAAAGAAACGAGGCACTTCACGAGTTCAACCCGATGCTCGGACACAGGGGTTGCAGACTTGGCGTAACTTATCCTGAAATGTATGAAATTCAGGTACAGGCAATTATGGAAGCCGCCTGCGATCTTAAGAAAGAGGGCCAGGAAGTAATACCTGAGATAATGATCCCTCTGGTAGCGGTTCCTGAGGAGTTTAAGAAACTTAAAGAGATGACCATAAAGACCTGCGAGTCGGTTATGGAAAAGGCAAAAGTGAATGTGGAGTACTTAATCGGAACAATGATTGAGCTTCCGCGTGCAGCGATTGTAGCCGATAAAATAGCTGAGGATGCAGATTTCTTCTCATTTGGTACCAACGACCTTACACAGACCACCTTTGGCTTAAGCCGTGACGACGCCGGAAGGTTTTTACCATTTTATGTAGAGAAGAAGGTACTTCCTGATGATCCTTTCGTAACCATAGACATCGGCGGAGTTGGCCAGCTCGTAAAAATGGGTATTGAAAAGGGGCGTTCCACTAAGCCTAAACTCAAAGTAGGTATCTGTGGAGAGCACGGCGGAGAGGCAAGATCAGTGGAGTTTTGCTTTAACGTAGGAATGGACTATGTAAGCTGCTCACCTTTCAGGTTACCGCTGGCAAGACTTGCGGCGGCACAGGCTGCACTTAAGAAAAAGACCGGTAAAACAGCTTCAACCACTGCGTAA
- a CDS encoding methyltransferase domain-containing protein: MRKAHLEYLRCPGCLGGLVIQKTDEVNDDKVKEGMLQCRNCGASYPIIKYIPRFVPIDNYAASFGFEWNRHPRTLLDSYTGLKITEDRFFNETKWGRNLQNETMLEIGSGAGRYTEIALQTGAFIVSLDYSNAVEANYASHGDNENLLIVQGDIYNLPVKRGFFDKLLCIGVLQHTPDVKKAFLSLPPCLKPGGRLTIDIYCKFDKWYKDLLMTKYYIRPFTTKLPPEKLYKLCEKYVNFLYPITGLFHKITGISSRKLSIIFSMADYRGVFNLSENVLKEWAVLDTFDFLSAAYDNPLNMEQVKALFKEADLDDVEIHYGYNGIEGRGKRKAAGSS, from the coding sequence ATGAGAAAAGCTCATTTAGAATATTTACGCTGCCCTGGGTGCCTGGGTGGTTTGGTTATACAGAAGACAGATGAGGTCAATGATGATAAAGTTAAAGAGGGTATGCTTCAATGCCGCAACTGTGGTGCTTCATATCCGATAATCAAATATATTCCCCGCTTTGTCCCAATTGACAACTACGCTGCAAGTTTTGGTTTTGAGTGGAATAGGCATCCGAGAACTCTTCTGGATTCATACACAGGGCTGAAGATTACAGAGGATAGATTTTTTAATGAGACAAAGTGGGGCAGAAACCTTCAGAACGAGACTATGCTTGAAATTGGCTCAGGAGCCGGAAGATATACCGAAATTGCACTTCAAACCGGTGCATTTATCGTTTCGCTTGACTACAGTAATGCAGTTGAGGCTAATTACGCCTCTCACGGTGATAATGAAAACCTTCTTATAGTGCAGGGAGATATTTACAATCTGCCCGTTAAGAGGGGTTTCTTTGACAAATTATTGTGCATTGGAGTGCTTCAGCACACACCGGATGTGAAAAAGGCATTTCTGTCCTTGCCGCCATGTTTAAAACCGGGTGGAAGGCTTACTATTGACATTTATTGCAAATTTGACAAATGGTACAAAGACCTCCTTATGACGAAGTATTATATCCGGCCATTTACTACAAAACTCCCACCTGAGAAGCTCTATAAGTTATGTGAGAAATACGTGAATTTTCTGTATCCGATAACAGGCCTTTTTCATAAGATTACCGGAATAAGCAGCAGAAAGCTAAGTATTATCTTTAGTATGGCGGATTACCGGGGAGTGTTCAATCTCAGCGAGAATGTGTTAAAGGAGTGGGCAGTGCTGGATACGTTTGACTTTCTCTCTGCGGCATATGATAACCCCCTTAATATGGAGCAGGTAAAAGCGCTTTTTAAGGAGGCCGATCTGGATGATGTGGAAATACACTATGGCTACAACGGAATAGAAGGGCGGGGAAAGAGAAAGGCTGCAGGCAGCTCATAG